A genomic window from Gemmatimonadaceae bacterium includes:
- a CDS encoding PIN domain-containing protein, with protein sequence MKVFFDTNVLVSALVARGLCADLMRVVLAEHELVTGEVNLKELRRVLRDRFKASDAQVALAEDLLRDQVVVPNPAQLSAITVRGVGDPRQESVTPRQAWDLLRSRA encoded by the coding sequence GGTCTTCTTCGATACGAACGTCCTCGTCAGCGCGCTCGTCGCCCGCGGCCTCTGCGCCGACCTGATGCGCGTGGTACTTGCCGAGCACGAGCTCGTCACCGGCGAGGTGAACCTGAAGGAGCTGCGGCGGGTTCTCCGCGATCGCTTCAAAGCGTCTGACGCACAGGTCGCGCTGGCCGAGGACCTGCTGCGTGACCAGGTGGTGGTGCCCAATCCTGCTCAGCTCTCCGCAATCACGGTGCGGGGCGTCGGTGATCCTCGGCAGGAATCCGTCACCCCTCGCCAGGCTTGGGATTTGCTGCGAAGCCGCGCATAG
- a CDS encoding type II toxin-antitoxin system RelE/ParE family toxin translates to MYSFADAGTEDVFNGRDTRAARRTCPPRLWAVARRKLDQLRRVRRIEELRHPPGNRLEPLQGDRFGQYSIRINRQYRICFRWEDGNAAHVEITDYH, encoded by the coding sequence ATATACTCCTTTGCGGACGCCGGCACGGAGGACGTCTTTAACGGCCGGGACACCCGCGCGGCGCGGCGAACTTGCCCGCCGCGCCTGTGGGCCGTTGCGCGACGAAAGCTGGACCAGCTTCGACGTGTCAGGCGGATCGAGGAGTTGCGGCACCCGCCAGGCAACCGACTGGAACCGCTTCAGGGCGACCGGTTTGGCCAGTACAGCATTCGGATCAACCGCCAGTATCGAATCTGCTTCCGCTGGGAGGATGGAAATGCCGCGCACGTCGAGATCACAGACTACCACTAG
- a CDS encoding HigA family addiction module antidote protein, protein MEFLKPLRISQSAFAARLGVSFVRLHEIVRGKRGISADTALRLAQVLGMSADFWLDLQADWDLWHAIRTPQGRKIRKLEPLAYSQSS, encoded by the coding sequence ATGGAGTTTCTGAAGCCGCTTCGCATCTCACAGTCTGCGTTCGCCGCGCGACTTGGCGTTTCCTTCGTGCGCCTACACGAGATTGTCCGAGGAAAGCGCGGCATCTCGGCCGACACTGCACTTCGGTTGGCACAGGTGCTGGGAATGTCGGCGGATTTCTGGCTGGATCTTCAGGCCGACTGGGATCTCTGGCACGCGATACGCACCCCCCAAGGGCGCAAGATTCGAAAGCTGGAGCCACTGGCGTACTCCCAGTCGAGTTGA